In the Ochotona princeps isolate mOchPri1 chromosome 29, mOchPri1.hap1, whole genome shotgun sequence genome, acccagatggagctctgcgctcctggcttcagtctggccccaccctggctgtggtggccatctggggagtgaaccaggagatggaagatgtcACCTCCCTCTTCACTGCCTTCTGAACAGATAAATCGATCCTTTAAAAGATCGatgttactggaaaggcagatttatagaggagatacaaagatctgtcatccgctggttcactcctcaaatggccacaatcattggatctgaaccgatctgaagccaggagccagaatcttcttccacatctcccatgcaggtgcagggtcccaagctattgggccatcctctgctgctttcccagaccataaccagggaactgaaatggaagtggagcagccgagacacaaactcgtgctcctatgggatgctggctctggaggtggaggattagccagtggagctaAGGTGCAGGCCCCAAACAGGCAACAACTACCCAGGCCAGCACCTGCTCACAGCGCTAACCCACACTGTCATCAACACCTCCACCTCACCGGCTCAAGGCTGCTAAGCCAGAGTGGGGACTGCAGCCAGGTACAGGATGTGGTTCCCCAGCACACGCACAGCAGGGGCACTGCCTCACCCAGGCGGCAGGCAGGCACGCACACCAGGAGCCAACAGGGAACCCGACCTCCTTCCAGGCTGACACttccctggggccagcacagtgaagGGAGGCCTACAGGCGCCTGAATCCTGCCCTCCCAGCTGCTTCGTGCTGCTCACCCCAACAGGCAGACAGACACGGCTTTCCCACTGCACAGTCAGAAGCCGGTGACTCTCAAGAATCAAGTCCAACGCACAACACCAGTTGCCGGAACAAATCACATAAGACACGCCTGTCGGTTTAAATTACAAATGCCAACACTGCTGTAAAAATAAGAGTGTGgccctttttatttcctttaatcaGAAAAATATACCCCACATTTCCAAGACAAAGGCCTTAGGGAAGCACCAGAAAGAGGGGCTTGCCCAAGGGTTGGGGGGGGTTGCGCCCAGAGCTGTACTGGCTGGGTGAGGAATGTCAGCTGCAAGGGAAGGCAGCCCTCCCACCAGGGCCTGTCAGGGGAGGGGTGCTGGCGGCCAGCAGATGGCCTGGACACACAGGAAATAGCCATATGACCCAGAGTCCACATAGAACACTGAGCAGTATCTGACCAGGGACCTCTCAGGTGGCCAAGGATACTTTCTTACTGCAGGGTGCTAATAGCCTCTGATGCCTGCATGTTAGGAAACTGAAAACAAACCCTGCCCTTGGCCAGACCCCCTGCCCCTTGCCTTGGATTCCAACAGATCCGGGTATAGGGCAAGGGGAGGGAGAAAGCCTGTGCAAGCAGCAGCAGGACCCTGTGGGACCACAGCTTTCCCAGCCAGGCCTGGATCCCTGCACTGAGGTTCCCCATGTCTGGAGACCCTCACAGCTGCCCCCGGGGAAAGCAGAGTCCTGAGAAGTAAGCGGCAGCATCTAGGTCACACTACATGGCCTGAGTGCATTGCCCATCACCAGAGGGGCAGTGCCCGCACTGTGCCAGATTCACCAAGGTCACAGCCAGCACCCTCCCCCAAATACCAGGTGGGCCCATGTGCCCAAAGCACACCTGACCACACACCTGACCACAGGCACGGGATTGCAGATGTAGACAGTGTTGGCAGCTCAGAGGCACAGAAAGACGTGGGGAGccccagccagtgctgagcctttCCTGGGGCTTCTGTCACAGTGACACACGGGGCACCATGACCCACGTGGCAGACAGTGCGGGGTCATCTCTCCGGGTGTGGCCTTGGCCTGGTCATGGCACTGCACGGCACTCCTGGCTCTGCCGAGCCTCAGTCCATCAGCAAGCAGCTGGGTCTGACAGGGGCCGTAGGCCAGCACAGCCTGTGTCAAGCCTGGGTAACACTGAGAAGCTGGCAGGGTTAGGCTCCAGGACTCACGGATGGGGCTTGACGGGCAGCCCGTGGGGCACAGGATCGAGTCCATCTTGCCCGCAGGGGCCGGCAGGGACGGCCCGGGGCCAGGAGTGCTGGCTGGAGCTGATGTGTTGACTCCAGATTCAAGAGGGACCTCCGTGGCTGGCCCGAGGGCCCAAGGAGAGGCCGGTGGGATGGGCGTGGCTGGCCCAGGAGAGAAGGGCGTTCAGGGGCAGgaagcagtggctggggctggcagggtggAGTGGGGCCCAGGAGGGACCGGAGGGGCTGAGAGGGTTGTTTAGGGCCTGAGAGTGATCGTGTGTGCAGGCCTGACTGTCCTGGGCCCACCAGTGAGGATTTGGGTGGACTGGGCTGTTCAGAGGTCTTAACTGCCTGCTGGGGCTGCCTGAGACCTAGTAGGGACCTCTGAGTATGGCTGGGCTGTTCTAGGAGAGCCCGGTGGCGCTGGCCATGCTCATGTGAAGCTGTGAGTGTCTGCTGAGAGCAGCAGCATTGGCCTGAAAAGCAGCCTGGTGGCTGCAGGCAAGGGTGATGGGTGATGGGTGACTGTGGGGGCTGGCACCATTGGCAATGGGACCAACAGGGTGGGCAACAACGTCCAGAAGTTCTGCATGGTTGGCCACGGAGACATGGGGTCAGCAGGGACTGTGGGGGCCGGCAACGGTGACATGGGGTCAGCAGGGACCGTGGGGGCCGGCAGTGATGACAAGGGGTCAGCAGGGACCGTGGGGGCCGGCAACGGTGACATGGGGTCAGCAGGGACCGTGGGGGCCGGCAACGGTGACATGGGGTCAGCAGGGACCGTGGGGGCCGGCAACGGTGACATGGAGTCAGCAGGGACCGTGGGGGTCGGCAACGGTAACAATGGGTCAGCAGGCGTTGAGAgtgctgcctggggcctgggcatGACCAATGTGTCTGGCAAGGTTGGGCTGGGCGTGACCGCTGGGGCCGGCAGAGTTGATCTGGGGTGTGTTGCTGCCGCTGGGGCCAGTGGTGCTGACCGGGGCCTAGAAGTGACCGCCGGGCTTGGCAGGGCTGTCTTGGGCCCAGAAGTGATTGCTGGGGCCGGCTGTGCTGACCCGGGAGTGAACGTTgggactggctgggctgcccAGGGTCCGGGAGTGCCCGACTGGGCTGGCAGCGCTGacagggggctgggaggggcccctggggctggctggactggctgggctggagctgctgctgctgctgggccggGCCGTTCTGGTCCCAGGGGTTGGCTGGGAGCGGCCCCCCTGCTGGGgagcacacctgcatggaagaaAGAGCATGTGTCCACCTGGGCAGGTGTGCCTTTGGACCCCCCAATCCAGCCCGGGCCCAAGACATGTTGTCCCCGCTCCAGCAGCTCTGATCCCAAGGGAGCTGAGGGCAGAGCCCACAACAGACGGAGCTCCTTTCTGGACAGCAGGTGCAGACCAGTGGGTCCCGGGAGGCCCAGGTCACCTCCACGCCAGGGGAAGCCATGCTCTCATGGCCTTTCCAGGTTATGGCCCTGACCCCAAATACGAAGGAAGGCACTGGCACCTGGACCACCCACCATGGGCCACGTGGCTGTGCCCCCGCCCCACGGGTGGTTTGGCAGATGGGACTGTGAGCACAGCAGGAGGGCATCCAGCTCGAGCCTAGCCCCACGCTCCTCAGACACTGGACACTGA is a window encoding:
- the FBRSL1 gene encoding fibrosin-1-like protein isoform X6; amino-acid sequence: MEAAGRPRRSRAQRDRERRREAARAHSPSSGDEPEPGRGKENAAAPARPPRRRRRESSSQEEEVIDGFAIASFSTLEALEKDMALKPHERKQKWDRRHVKKPRELENGPSAEPSENQQPPQGSSPEQSVEPACEGASRKAPLQPSKQVCSPAGGPLPANPWDQNGPAQQQQQLQPSQSSQPQGPLPAPCQRCQPSRALPDPGQPSQSQRSLPGQHSRPQQSLLGPRQPCQARRSLLGPGQHHWPQRQQHTPDQLCRPQRSRPAQPCQTHWSCPGPRQHSQRLLTHCYRCRPPRSLLTPCHRCRPPRSLLTPCHRCRPPRSLLTPCHRCRPPRSLLTPCHHCRPPRSLLTPCHRCRPPQSLLTPCLRGQPCRTSGRCCPPCWSHCQWCQPPQSPITHHPCLQPPGCFSGQCCCSQQTLTASHEHGQRHRALLEQPSHTQRSLLGLRQPQQAVKTSEQPSPPKSSLVGPGQSGLHTRSLSGPKQPSQPLRSLLGPTPPCQPQPLLPAPERPSLLGQPRPSHRPLLGPSGQPRRSLLNLESTHQLQPALLAPGRPCRPLRARWTRSCAPRAARQAPSVSPGA